One part of the Cyanobacteriota bacterium genome encodes these proteins:
- a CDS encoding Uma2 family endonuclease has translation MERLENQWQRVYIPQCDPPLPPSETLPDMYDLPSEEVGEPGLPDEYHSLQPTLLSHTFRPPAYYPDQVFTAKDLNLYYDPRYPLRYKRPDWFAVVGVPRLYRGFDLRMSYVRWHEGVDPFVVVEFLSPGTEAGDLGPYYETSNYEATDPPPAMTEASEGVTNGRGTSQAPPPGVDPIPEKWEVYERILKVPYYFVFSRYNNRLRFFKLVGGSYQEQALSDRAPLVWIEELELGLGLWEGEYDGIHRLWLRWCDRNGVWIPTDTELLAQETQRAEQEAQRAEQEARRAEQEARRAEQEAQRAERLAAYLRSQGIDPDEV, from the coding sequence ATGGAACGGCTTGAAAACCAATGGCAGCGAGTTTACATTCCGCAATGTGACCCACCTCTGCCACCAAGTGAAACGTTGCCCGACATGTATGACTTGCCCAGCGAAGAAGTAGGAGAACCCGGATTGCCTGACGAATACCATAGCTTGCAGCCAACGCTTCTCAGCCATACCTTCCGACCTCCTGCCTACTATCCTGATCAGGTTTTCACGGCTAAAGACTTAAACCTCTACTACGATCCTCGCTATCCCCTGCGCTACAAGCGTCCAGATTGGTTTGCCGTGGTTGGGGTGCCCCGGTTGTACAGGGGATTTGATCTACGGATGAGCTACGTGCGTTGGCATGAGGGGGTTGATCCCTTTGTGGTGGTTGAATTTCTCTCTCCGGGAACAGAAGCAGGGGATTTAGGCCCTTATTATGAGACTAGTAATTATGAGGCTACTGACCCACCTCCGGCCATGACTGAAGCTTCTGAAGGTGTAACCAATGGTAGGGGGACAAGCCAAGCCCCTCCTCCAGGAGTTGATCCCATACCGGAAAAATGGGAAGTGTATGAGCGCATTCTCAAGGTTCCTTACTACTTTGTTTTTAGTCGCTACAATAATCGGCTGCGCTTCTTTAAGCTGGTGGGTGGGAGTTATCAAGAGCAGGCCTTGAGCGATCGCGCCCCTTTAGTATGGATTGAAGAGTTGGAACTAGGGCTGGGGTTGTGGGAAGGAGAGTATGACGGCATTCACCGCCTGTGGTTACGCTGGTGCGATCGGAATGGAGTCTGGATTCCCACGGATACAGAGTTGTTAGCACAGGAAACACAACGGGCTGAGCAGGAGGCACAACGGGCTGAGCAGGAGGCACGGCGGGCTGAGCAGGAGGCACGACGGGCTGAGCAGGAGGCACAGCGGGCTGAACGCTTGGCAGCCTATCTCCGCTCCCAGGGTATCGACCCTGATGAGGTGTAG
- a CDS encoding Uma2 family endonuclease: MTTRNAMATLALEPTYLKTWTVMEYHRLSEMGLLTETDRTELLAGQIILMAAKGTPHVTSLRLLVYELNTLLRDYPVVVITQDPIQLDDQSEPEPDLAVVRGTVLDYADRHPQPSDLYLVVEVADSTLKKDCDIKDKLYAQAGIADYWVLDVINRQLHIFRNPTPQGYTSHLILSEPNQIAPLAFPDALLTLTAILPPKAE, encoded by the coding sequence ATGACAACCCGTAATGCCATGGCCACTCTTGCCCTAGAACCAACATACCTCAAAACCTGGACGGTGATGGAGTATCACCGCCTGAGCGAGATGGGACTGCTGACGGAAACCGATCGTACTGAACTCCTCGCTGGACAGATTATACTCATGGCTGCTAAAGGCACCCCCCATGTCACCTCTCTACGATTGTTGGTGTATGAGCTGAATACCTTGCTGCGTGACTATCCTGTTGTGGTGATCACTCAAGATCCTATTCAACTGGATGACCAGTCGGAACCAGAGCCAGACTTGGCGGTTGTTCGCGGCACAGTGCTAGACTACGCCGATCGTCATCCCCAGCCCAGCGACCTGTACCTCGTGGTAGAAGTGGCTGACTCCACCCTAAAAAAAGACTGCGACATCAAGGACAAACTCTATGCCCAAGCAGGCATTGCTGACTATTGGGTGCTAGATGTAATCAACCGTCAGCTTCACATCTTCCGTAACCCCACTCCCCAGGGCTACACCAGTCACCTAATCCTTTCAGAACCCAACCAGATAGCACCCCTCGCCTTTCCTGATGCCTTACTTACCTTGACCGCTATCTTGCCCCCCAAGGCAGAGTAA
- a CDS encoding URC4/urg3 family protein, whose translation MQYLLSTQGIRDRCHYLFELARANQLAHFRCELSQLETVADYVIQTMQQTYPTGNIPIHSRWRHFEAGGINRIATLNERLAMMDPVEAARSHIDLVVTSVLLDAGAGANWYYHEAETGQVFQRSEGLAVASFHLFLQGGFSSCADRPWQADAIGLQQFTTDRLQQSFQVTDTNPLVGVAGRVALMQRLGAALYQSPELFGVNLPRPGNLVDYLLRNAVSSTQAGTIAMVPASQLLAAILRGFGSIWAGRLTLAGVNLGDVWPHSALPDRGLGAQLVPFHKLSQWLTYSLVEPLQLAGITVTDLEYLTGLPEYRNGGLFVDLGVLRPKYPEVTGQPHTPGSEPIVEWRALTVALLDRLADLVRCRLGLTAAKFPLAKLLEGGTWAAGRRIARELRPGGVPPIQIVSDGTVF comes from the coding sequence ATTCAATATCTGTTGTCCACTCAGGGAATTCGCGATCGCTGCCACTATCTGTTTGAGCTAGCCCGTGCTAACCAACTTGCCCACTTTCGTTGCGAGTTGAGCCAGTTAGAAACCGTTGCTGACTATGTGATTCAAACCATGCAACAAACCTATCCTACGGGCAACATCCCCATCCATAGTCGCTGGCGACACTTTGAGGCAGGTGGCATTAACCGCATAGCCACTTTAAATGAACGCCTGGCAATGATGGATCCGGTGGAAGCTGCCCGTAGCCACATAGACTTGGTAGTCACGAGTGTGCTGCTGGATGCAGGGGCTGGGGCTAACTGGTATTATCACGAAGCTGAAACTGGGCAGGTATTTCAGCGCTCTGAGGGTCTAGCAGTTGCTAGTTTTCACCTGTTTCTGCAAGGTGGATTCTCAAGCTGTGCCGATCGTCCCTGGCAAGCAGATGCGATCGGTCTACAACAATTCACTACAGACCGCTTGCAACAAAGCTTTCAGGTTACTGATACTAATCCCTTGGTCGGTGTTGCTGGGCGAGTTGCCCTTATGCAGCGCTTGGGTGCTGCGCTGTACCAGTCTCCAGAGTTGTTTGGTGTCAATCTGCCCCGACCTGGCAACCTTGTGGATTATCTACTCCGAAATGCAGTCTCCAGTACCCAGGCAGGAACGATCGCCATGGTACCAGCCTCGCAACTATTGGCCGCCATATTACGGGGATTTGGATCCATCTGGGCAGGACGACTGACCCTAGCAGGAGTGAATTTGGGGGATGTATGGCCCCATAGCGCCCTACCCGATCGAGGGCTAGGTGCCCAACTTGTCCCTTTCCACAAGCTCAGTCAATGGCTAACCTATTCCCTTGTGGAACCCCTACAATTGGCAGGAATCACTGTTACGGACTTAGAGTACCTCACAGGATTGCCAGAATATCGCAATGGTGGACTATTTGTGGATTTGGGTGTCCTGCGACCTAAATACCCAGAAGTCACAGGTCAGCCCCACACTCCAGGCTCAGAGCCGATCGTGGAGTGGCGTGCCTTGACCGTAGCTCTGCTCGATCGCCTTGCCGATCTGGTTCGTTGTCGCCTGGGACTAACTGCTGCTAAGTTTCCGCTCGCTAAATTGTTAGAGGGGGGTACGTGGGCTGCGGGTCGTCGCATTGCTAGGGAGTTGCGCCCTGGTGGTGTTCCTCCCATCCAAATTGTGAGTGATGGAACTGTGTTTTAG
- a CDS encoding glycosyltransferase, producing the protein MDFKSQVHQHFEQIAPVLDQWNQRNRYYYRDLERLHQFLIPPNSRVLEIGCGTGDLLAAVTPNLGVGIDFSAAMVAIAHRKHPHLQFHCLDAEQISAIDNPVLEAAPFDYILLAGVLGYLSDIQTVLDQLHQLCHPKTRLILTFHNYLWEPLLHLAERLGQRRPQPQQNWLSMADVMNLLAITDYVPIKQGRRFLLPKRIPLVADWINRYLAPLPGITHLCLTNYVVARPHYASLSLGDRPAPTCSVIIPARNEAGNIAGAIERLPRLGSHTEVIFVEGHSRDNTWEAIQQVMQQASDRPHLTIKAWQQTGNGKADAVRLGFAQATGDILMILDADLTVPPEELSHFYDVIVSGRGEFINGSRLVYPRSAQAMPWLNTLANKFFASVFSFLLGQRLKDTLCGTKVLWRSDYERIAAGRAYFGEFDPFGDFDLLFGATKLNLHIVEVPVRYQPRSYGQSNIAHVREGLVLLRMCGYASRKLKFI; encoded by the coding sequence ATGGACTTCAAGTCACAAGTTCACCAACACTTTGAGCAGATTGCTCCAGTTTTAGATCAGTGGAACCAGCGCAATCGCTATTATTATCGAGATCTGGAACGTCTGCACCAATTTCTAATTCCGCCCAACAGCCGTGTATTGGAAATTGGTTGCGGTACGGGTGATCTACTCGCTGCCGTTACTCCTAACCTTGGTGTTGGTATTGACTTTTCAGCAGCTATGGTTGCCATTGCTCATCGGAAGCATCCCCACTTGCAATTTCATTGTTTGGATGCTGAACAAATCTCGGCGATCGACAACCCAGTGTTAGAGGCTGCTCCGTTTGATTACATCCTCTTAGCTGGTGTGCTGGGCTATCTGAGCGACATTCAAACCGTGCTAGACCAGCTTCATCAGCTTTGCCATCCCAAAACTCGGCTCATACTGACCTTCCATAACTACCTGTGGGAACCTCTGCTCCACTTGGCTGAGCGGCTGGGGCAGCGCCGTCCACAACCTCAGCAAAATTGGTTATCCATGGCAGACGTGATGAACTTACTTGCTATCACAGACTATGTGCCGATTAAACAGGGGCGACGATTTCTGCTGCCAAAGCGAATTCCCCTAGTAGCAGACTGGATTAATCGCTATCTAGCGCCCCTGCCAGGAATTACCCATTTATGTCTCACAAATTACGTGGTTGCCCGCCCCCACTATGCCAGCTTATCGCTTGGCGATCGTCCTGCTCCTACTTGTTCAGTGATTATTCCAGCTCGCAACGAAGCTGGTAACATCGCGGGTGCAATTGAGCGCTTGCCCCGACTGGGTAGCCATACTGAGGTCATCTTTGTGGAAGGCCATTCCAGAGACAACACTTGGGAGGCGATTCAACAGGTGATGCAGCAAGCCAGCGATCGTCCACATCTGACCATCAAGGCTTGGCAACAGACGGGCAACGGTAAGGCAGATGCTGTGCGTTTAGGATTTGCCCAGGCTACTGGTGATATTTTGATGATCCTAGACGCAGACTTAACGGTTCCCCCTGAGGAGTTGTCTCATTTTTACGATGTGATTGTTTCTGGGCGAGGTGAGTTCATCAACGGCTCTCGATTAGTGTATCCACGCTCGGCTCAGGCCATGCCTTGGCTCAATACCCTAGCCAACAAGTTCTTTGCTTCTGTATTTTCATTCCTGCTGGGTCAGCGGTTGAAAGATACGCTGTGTGGCACTAAGGTGTTATGGCGATCAGACTACGAACGCATTGCTGCTGGGCGTGCCTACTTTGGTGAGTTTGACCCCTTTGGCGACTTTGATTTGCTGTTTGGTGCTACCAAACTCAACCTACACATCGTAGAAGTTCCCGTTCGCTACCAGCCTCGCAGCTACGGACAGTCCAATATTGCCCATGTGCGCGAAGGGCTAGTACTGTTACGGATGTGTGGCTATGCCTCTCGCAAGCTGAAGTTTATCTAG
- a CDS encoding lipid-A-disaccharide synthase-related protein — protein sequence MTKRLLFISNGHGEDLNASLVLQAVMTIDPTVEVAALPIVGEGNAYRRLGVPLLAPTQTMPSGGIFYTNQVALARDLISGLPLLTWQQILAARAAGKTTDLVMAVGDIVATGFARLTGCPYCAFIVSTSSYYEGTLRLPWLMERWLRSPRCLKIFTRDAYTAQDLQHRGVSKALFAGYPIMDTLTPTGKDLALQPDIPMVALLPGSRLPEARHNLVLQLRLCQEILRQQPMQFRAALIPSFSEQDVQAAAQQAGWSYQGEGVLTMAGNPAIRCYWDAFPDILHQCTLAIGMAGTAVEQAVGLGKPVVQIPGRGPQFTYRFAEAQMRLLGSSVQTIGDRPATPEILRQAAQAVIRTLDNTDYLKACWLNGQERVGVAGGLARLAQELLLTLAQHKVH from the coding sequence ATGACAAAACGCCTTCTATTTATTAGCAATGGTCACGGTGAAGACTTGAACGCTAGTTTGGTGTTGCAAGCAGTCATGACCATAGATCCCACCGTAGAGGTGGCTGCCTTGCCGATCGTCGGTGAAGGCAATGCTTACCGTCGCTTGGGAGTGCCGCTACTAGCACCTACGCAAACCATGCCCTCTGGTGGTATTTTTTATACCAATCAAGTTGCTCTGGCGAGAGATTTGATTTCTGGATTGCCGCTGTTGACTTGGCAACAAATCCTAGCCGCTAGGGCAGCAGGCAAAACTACAGATTTAGTCATGGCAGTAGGGGATATTGTGGCAACTGGATTTGCTCGCCTTACGGGTTGTCCCTACTGTGCGTTTATTGTTTCTACCTCTAGCTATTACGAGGGCACGTTACGCTTGCCTTGGCTGATGGAGCGGTGGCTACGATCGCCCCGTTGTCTCAAAATTTTCACCAGGGATGCCTACACTGCCCAAGATCTACAGCACCGAGGCGTGAGCAAAGCTTTGTTTGCAGGCTATCCAATTATGGATACCCTAACCCCTACAGGTAAGGACTTAGCCTTGCAGCCAGATATACCCATGGTGGCACTGCTGCCGGGAAGTCGCTTGCCAGAGGCCCGTCACAACCTAGTGCTACAACTGCGCCTATGCCAAGAGATTTTACGCCAGCAACCTATGCAGTTTCGGGCTGCCCTGATTCCTAGCTTCTCCGAACAAGACGTGCAAGCAGCCGCCCAACAAGCAGGGTGGAGTTATCAGGGTGAGGGTGTACTAACCATGGCAGGTAATCCAGCTATCCGCTGCTATTGGGATGCATTTCCAGATATTTTGCACCAGTGCACTTTGGCGATCGGCATGGCAGGCACTGCCGTAGAGCAAGCTGTGGGGCTAGGGAAACCCGTAGTGCAAATCCCTGGCCGTGGACCTCAGTTTACCTATCGATTTGCTGAAGCCCAGATGCGATTATTGGGATCCTCAGTGCAGACGATCGGCGATCGTCCCGCGACTCCAGAAATCCTACGGCAAGCTGCCCAAGCTGTAATTCGCACCCTGGACAACACTGACTACTTAAAGGCCTGCTGGCTCAATGGCCAAGAGCGCGTAGGTGTAGCAGGTGGTTTGGCTCGGCTGGCCCAGGAATTGCTCCTCACCCTAGCCCAGCACAAAGTTCACTAG